One genomic region from Homalodisca vitripennis isolate AUS2020 chromosome 6, UT_GWSS_2.1, whole genome shotgun sequence encodes:
- the LOC124364833 gene encoding LOW QUALITY PROTEIN: folate receptor beta-like (The sequence of the model RefSeq protein was modified relative to this genomic sequence to represent the inferred CDS: deleted 1 base in 1 codon), with product MMLRMSLTVTLWLCFLVNFCLAQLTDDPSELLSWCLDGRHHKEKPGPEGELFSQCTPWKNRSCCTYNTTKNLHETKMYNFDYNHCSAVKNMSESCKRHFTQDHCFYECSPNIGPWVVKVNMKTRKERFYQVPLCASDCEAWFSACRDEYTCTDNWMRNFVWENGTNKCLPGSECRTFRQVYRTADNFCQKVWDDAWKVMKDSEACMRLWFDGSGGNPNDNVARLKVQELTAVSGGGLSAVLSLTAVYSLLPLLLTVR from the exons ATGATGTTGAGGATGTCTCTAACAGTCACGTTGTGGTTGTGTTTTCTGGTGAACTTCTGCCTGGCACAACTAACTGATGATCCATCAGAACTGTTGAGCTGGTGTTTGGATGGCAGACACCACAAGGAAAAACCAGGACCTGAAGGAGAATTGTTTTCACAG tgtaCGCCTTGGAAAAATCGGTCCTGTTGCACATACAACACGACCAAAAACTTGCacgaaacaaaaatgtataattttgactACAACCACTGCAGTGCTGTGAAGAACATGTCAGAGAGCTGCAAAAGACATTTCACCCAAGATCACTGTTTCTACGAGTGCTCGCCTAACATAGGTCCTTGGGTTGTTAAA GTGAATATGAAGACCCGCAAGGAGCGTTTCTACCAGGTGCCTTTGTGCGCTAGCGACTGCGAAGCATGGTTTTCT GCGTGTCGGGACGAGTACACCTGCACTGACAACTGGATGCGCAACTTTGTATGGGAGAACGGAACAAACAAATGTCTTCCTGGGTCCGAATGTCGCACCTTCCGTCAGGTCTATCGCACTGCTGATAACTTCTGTCAGAAG GTGTGGGATGACGCGTGGAAGGTGATGAAAGACTCTGAGGCGTGCATGAGGCTGTGGTTCGACGGAAGTGGAGGTAACCCGAACGATAACGTGGCGAGGTTGAAAGTGCAGGAGCTAACGGCTGTGAGCGGCGGAGGTCTGTCAGCTGTTCTGTCCCTAACAGCTGTTTACTCTTTGCTCCCACTCCTGCTTACTGTCAGGTGA